Proteins encoded together in one Aeromonas encheleia window:
- a CDS encoding ExbD/TolR family protein, which translates to MRKRHSDSGAEEAAIDLTPMLDIVFIMLIFFIVTTSFVKESGVEINRPSASTAETVKKGNIMVAVRENGQVWVDKRSVEVGAVRANIERLRAENPESAVVIQADTESRSGLVVQVMDQIRMAGVQSISIAANKSS; encoded by the coding sequence ATGAGAAAACGTCACAGCGACAGCGGTGCTGAAGAGGCGGCCATCGATCTGACCCCCATGCTGGACATAGTGTTCATCATGCTGATCTTCTTCATCGTCACCACCTCGTTCGTCAAGGAGTCCGGGGTTGAGATCAACCGCCCGAGCGCCAGCACGGCCGAGACGGTGAAGAAGGGGAATATCATGGTCGCGGTTCGCGAGAACGGTCAGGTCTGGGTCGACAAGCGTTCCGTCGAGGTGGGTGCCGTGCGCGCCAACATCGAGCGGCTGCGGGCCGAGAACCCGGAGAGCGCAGTGGTGATCCAGGCCGATACCGAATCCCGTTCGGGTCTGGTGGTCCAGGTCATGGATCAGATCCGCATGGCCGGTGTCCAGAGCATCTCCATCGCTGCCAACAAGAGCAGCTGA
- a CDS encoding MotA/TolQ/ExbB proton channel family protein, giving the protein MWFWLIEEVESVRRFLGLGGDVLVALFFLTLLMWALLLERWFYFMAVYPQQVKQTKASWMARGDHLSWSARQIRRELVSRVAMAVDKGMPVIKVLIALCPLMGLLGTVVGMVQVFDTLAITGTGSPRAMASGISKATVPTMAGMIAALSGLFFVNQLDHKAKLAVEKLEDNLKHG; this is encoded by the coding sequence ATGTGGTTCTGGTTGATTGAAGAAGTCGAGTCGGTCCGCCGGTTTCTGGGATTGGGGGGCGATGTACTGGTCGCCCTGTTCTTCCTGACGCTGCTGATGTGGGCCCTGCTGCTGGAGCGCTGGTTCTACTTCATGGCGGTCTATCCCCAGCAGGTGAAGCAGACCAAGGCCAGCTGGATGGCCCGCGGTGATCACCTCTCCTGGTCTGCCAGGCAGATCCGGCGCGAGCTGGTCTCGCGGGTCGCCATGGCGGTGGACAAGGGGATGCCGGTCATCAAGGTGTTGATCGCGCTCTGTCCGCTGATGGGACTGCTGGGCACCGTGGTCGGCATGGTGCAGGTGTTTGACACCCTCGCCATCACCGGCACCGGCTCCCCCAGGGCGATGGCCTCGGGCATCTCCAAGGCGACGGTACCGACCATGGCGGGCATGATTGCCGCCCTTTCCGGCCTGTTTTTTGTCAATCAGCTCGACCACAAAGCCAAGCTGGCGGTCGAGAAGCTGGAAGACAACCTGAAACACGGTTAA